The Monomorium pharaonis isolate MP-MQ-018 chromosome 5, ASM1337386v2, whole genome shotgun sequence genome includes a window with the following:
- the LOC105830692 gene encoding multidrug resistance-associated protein 4-like produces the protein MDKNTDDMKENPRKTANIFSILFFWWMRELFMTGAKRDLEESDIYRPVKADESEKLTDHLEKYWNCELDKLKNLEFTMGKDGQKVPLKRDVRPRLYKAIFNAFWLSYFIIGVYQFIQWNIICLMVPIFQSWIIDYFAKDLTGRNKIELNDVLIYISYLILCSIITALILNQSTMLSQQFGMRIRVACSSLLYRKLLRLNKASVNQIGTGQVINLLSNDVTRFDQLTKFLNFIWTVPLQITIAGYIMWQKIGFSTLVGIGSLLITVMIAQVFFSIYNRKLRALIAPLTDRRVQLMSELVVGIQVVKMYAWEKPFSKIVNVIRELEINKIKFSSYIRAVCLAILVFTQRLSLYFTLITFVLTGNNLTADVTYEMATFFSILELTAAFSFSQALIIMGETMVSINRLEDLLLMEEVNMGHSEKNSQLHSQKSNNATNPENRTDKYISKNGSFRFSEVQRLSDLPVCVKFQHVSANWISGKLPPTLCNINLIIKPGQLCAVVGAVGSGKSSILHLLLKELNPGAGSVTLIQDSSKNIIQDNLSNGYFTDNPDLRISYASQEPWLFGGTVRDNILFGQPYDKARYTQVANVCALKKDFRQFPQRDMTMVGDRGVSLSGGQRARINLARAVYRQADLYLLDDPLSAVDTRVARHLYSECITDYLHDKTRVLVTHQLQFLKRADHIVVLDQGFIKMQGSYNELVQSNNDFIEMMNNLNHDAQKKEAEIERASEMSIRKISLKRRASDLSTHSDIDDSDYAEKIPEGEMMARGRISGRVYKEYFDHGGNYFLLMLLLFFVISQIAAIGNDYWLSYWINLEDIRRINNVSDTKQYATMYSNNFLGSIFTLNPDGLLSTVDAIYVYTFCIIACAATTLFSNFLYMKICMNSSCNLHNTMFSNLLNAPMSFFNTNPSGRILNRFSKDMGTMDEILPKVMLEAFQVIFLVCDVMIIEVILNPWMLIIIMVLTVLFFFTMNFYLSTAQNVKRLEGITKSPIFSHVNATLNGLPTIRSSGAVIEKMMRQQFDVLQDRHSGTWYLTLACSCALGLFTDLIMSLFIGILCYSLVLLNEAGNIEDSKAGLAISQLLILTARLQYGIRQFIETMSLMISVERILQYTNLPKEEPVTSDNSPPTTWPPTGQLCLKNVSMKYNEDDPPVLKNLNVTIKSGWKVGVVGRTSAGKSSLISALFRLFNEGLEGEIKIDGRDTSTVGLSELRSKISIIPQEPVLFSESLRYNLDPFNQYDDMKLWEVLRQVELNDIALDNNIFSGGHNFSVGQRQLICLARAILRNNRLLVLDEATANIDSHTDALIQETIRSNFKECTVITIAHRLNTIIDSNRIIVMENGSIVEFGCPYELLHDKPNGYFSQMVEKTGKQMALSLLEQAKKACQKNNDQRKLNSSAQNTESEIDDTIIEQSTL, from the exons ATGGATAAGAATACTGACGACATGAAGGAAAATCCCAGGAAGACCGCGAACATCTTCAGTATTCTGTTCTTTTG GTGGATGCGAGAATTATTTATGACAGGAGCCAAACGTGATTTGGAAGAATCTGACATTTATCGACCAGTGAAAGCAGATGAATCCGAGAAATTGACCGATCATCTCGAAAA ATACTGGAATTGCGAGTTAGATAAACTGAAGAACCTGGAATTCACCATGGGCAAGGACGGGCAGAAAGTGCCGTTGAAAAGAGACGTCCGTCCGAGATTATATAAGGCGATCTTCAACGCCTTTTGGTTGTCATATTTCATAATTGGAGTCTATCAATTTATTCAA TGGAACATAATATGCCTAATGGTTCCGATCTTCCAGAGTTGGATCATTGACTACTTTGCCAAAGATCTGACTGGAAGAAACAAGATAGAACTGAACGACGTATTGATCTACATTTCCTACTTGATACTTTGTAGTATTATCACCGctctaatattaaatcaatcgACGATGCTATCGCAGCAGTTTGGCATGAGAATACGTGTCGCTTGTAGCTCTCTTCTCTACCGAAAG TTACTACGACTGAACAAAGCATCCGTGAATCAAATCGGTACTGGACAGGTCATCAATCTTCTTAGCAATGACGTTACTCGCTTTGATCAGTTGACAAAATTCCTGAATTTTATATGGACCGTGCCTCTTCAG ATCACAATCGCGGGTTATATCATGTGgcaaaaaattggtttttcgACACTTGTTGGCATCGGATCACTATTGATCACCGTTATGATAGCACAAGTATTCTTCAGCATTTACAACCGTAAACTCAGAGCCCTGATCGCGCCACTGACCGATCGAAGAGTGCAACTAATGAGTGAACTCGTGGTTGGGATACAG GTGGTGAAAATGTACGCCTGGGAAAAACCGTTCAGCAAGATCGTCAATGTGATCAGAGAGCTggagatcaataaaattaaattttcgtcATATATTCGTGCCGTGTGTTTGGCCATTCTAGTCTTCACCCAACGATTGAGCCTCTACTTTACTTTAATCACGTTCGTCCTAACAGGGAATAACCTGACTGCTGACGTAACTTACGAAATGGCGACATTCTTCAGCATACTTGAACTCACCGCAGCGTTCAGCTTTTCTCAGGCGCTGATAATAATGGGTGAAACAATGGTGTCTATAAATCGTTTGGAG GATCTTCTGCTGATGGAGGAAGTAAATATGGGACATTCGGAGAAGAATTCGCAGTTACATTCTCAAAAATCAAACAATGCTACTAATCCAGAGAACCGAACGGACAAGTATATCTCAAAAAATGGAAGTTTCAGGTTTTCCGAGGTTCAAAGGCTGTCTGATCTTCCAGTTTGTGTCAAGTTTCAACATGTTTCGGCCAATTGGATCAGCGGCAAATTGCCACCGACTTTGTGCAATATCAATTTGATCATCAAGCCAGGCCAGTTGTGTGCTGTGGTCGGCGCAGTGGGTTCTGGCAAATCATCTATATTACATCTATTGCTGAAGGAACTGAATCCCGGCGCAGGTTCCGTGACGCTCATTCAGGACTCCTCGAAGAATATCATTCAGGACAATTTGTCCAACGGTTACTTTACAGATAATCCGGATCTACGCATCTCCTATGCTAGCCAGGAACCATGGCTCTTCGGCGGTACTGTAAGAGACAACATATTGTTTGGTCAACCCTATGACAAGGCCAGATATACTCAG GTGGCAAATGTGTGCGCTTTGAAAAAGGATTTTCGACAATTTCCACAGAGAGACATGACGATGGTCGGTGACAGAGGTGTATCCCTCTCCGGAGGTCAAAGAGCGCGTATCAATCTCGCGAGAGCGGTTTACAGGCAAGCAGATCTTTATCTGCTCGATGATCCTTTAAGTGCGGTAGACACTCGCGTCGCTAGGCATCTTTACTCGGAATGCATTACAGATTATCTTCATGACAAGACGAGGGTACTCGTCACTCATCAGTTGCAATTTCTTAAACGTGCGGATCACATTGTGGTGTTGGATCAA gGTTTCATAAAAATGCAAGGAAGTTATAATGAATTAGTACAGtcaaataatgattttattgagatgatgaataatttaaatcacGATGCGCAGAAAAAAGAAGCCGAAATTGAGAGAGCTTCGGAAATGTCAATAAGAAAAATCTCGCTAAAGAGACGTGCCTCAGATTTATCAACC CATTCGGATATTGACGATTCGGATTACGCAGAGAAAATTCCAGAAGGCGAGATGATGGCACGCGGGCGAATATCCGGCAGAGTGTACAAGGAATACTTTGATCACGGCGGAAATTACTTCTTGTTAATGTTGTTGCTATTTTTCGTTATCAGCCAGATCGCTGCTATTGGAAATGATTACTGGCTTTCGTACTGGATTAACTTGGAAGATATCAGGCGTATCAACAACGTTAGTGACACCAAACAATACGCTACCATGTATAGCAATAACTTTCTGGGATCGATCTTCACTCTGAATCCGGATGGTCTACTCAGCACCGTGGAtgccatatatgtatacacttTTTGCATCATTGCTTGCGCAGCTACTACGCTCTTCAGCAACTTCCTCTACATGAAGATCTGCATGAATTCAAGCTGTAATCTCCACAATACCATGTTCTCTAATTTGCTGAATGCGCCCATGTCCTTTTTTAATACCAATCCCTCCG ggagaattttaaacagattttCGAAAGATATGGGTACCATGGACGAAATACTTCCCAAAGTAATGTTAGAGGCGTTCCAAGTAATTTTCCTCGTATGCGATGTAATGATCATAGAAGTAATACTTAATCCATGGatgttgataataataatggtactgactgttttatttttctttacaatgAATTTCTATCTGAGCACCGCTCAGAACGTCAAACGTCTCGAAGGCATAA CAAAAAGCCCGATATTTTCACACGTGAATGCCACGCTAAACGGCCTGCCGACGATTAGAAGTAGTGGTGCCGTAATTGAAAAGATGATGCGACAACAGTTCGATGTGTTGCAAGATCGCCACAGTGGCACGTGGTATCTCACCTTAGCATGCTCTTGCGCCTTAGGTCTCTTTACAGATCTCATCATGAGCCTGTTCATCGGCATTCTCTGCTACTCTCTAGTACTTCTGAATGAAGCtg GTAATATAGAAGATAGTAAAGCAGGCCTAGCGATATCTCAGTTATTGATCCTGACTGCTCGTTTGCAATACGGCATAAGACAATTTATCGAGACGATGTCGCTAATGATCTCTGTGGAAAGAATTCTTCAGTACACAAATCTCCCCAAAGAGGAGCCCGTTACTTCTGACAATTCGCCGCCGACCACTTGGCCTCCTACAGGACAATTATGCTTGAAGAATGTCAGTATGAAGTATAATGAAGATGATCCACCGGTTTTAAAG AATCTGAATGTGACCATCAAATCTGGCTGGAAAGTTGGAGTGGTGGGACGAACTAGCGCCGGCAAGTCTTCCTTGATCTCAGCGCTTTTCCGATTATTTAACGAAGGTCTAGAGGGTGAGATTAAAATCGACGGTAGAGACACGAGTACAGTGGGTTTGAGCGAGCTGCGCTCCAAGATCTCCATCATACCGCAGGAACCGGTACTTTTTTCTGAGAGTTTGCGTTACAATCTAGATCCTTTCAATCAGTACGACGACATGAAACTGTGGGAAGTACTGCGACAAGTAGAATTAAATGACATCGCACTGGATAACAATATCTTCTCCGGCGGCCATAATTTCAGCGTCGGCCAGAGGCAGCTCATATGCTTGGCCAGGGCCATTTTAAGGAACAATCGCTTGCTCGTTCTCGATGAAGCTACGGCTAACATTGATTCGCA CACTGATGCTTTAATTCAGGAAACAATAAGAAGcaattttaaagaatgtaCCGTCATCACCATAGCACATCGTTTAAATACTATAATAGACAGTAATCGGATTATTGTGATGGAGAACGGTTCCATTGTG GAATTTGGTTGTCCGTATGAGTTACTGCATGACAAACCGAATGGTTACTTCTCACAAATGGTGGAGAAGACAGGCAAACAGATGGCTCTAAGTCTTTTAGAGCAGGCAAAGAAGGCTTGTCAAAAGAATAACGATCaacgtaaattaaattcttcagCACAAAATACCGAGAGTGAGATTGACGACACAATTATAGAACAGTccactttataa